The Oryzias latipes chromosome 16, ASM223467v1 genomic sequence CTTGAGATGGTAAACAAAGCCACGTGTTGCAGCTAAGTTTccaaagggggcggggccaatGAGCTTCCGGGTTCAGACTCGGAGGATAAAAGCGGAGCTGCGCAGCGTCAACAGTAGGATACAAACCGAGGATAAAACTGCGCGGCCCCAGAACACTTTTACTCTCTGACGCTTTCTACATAAGtttcagaattttattttactttttttatttttatttttaaagattcgGGATGCCTTTTCTGGGACAGGACTGGAGGTCACCGGGTCAAAACTGGGTCAAAACCGAAGATGGTTGGAAGAAGACAACTTTAGAGGAGAACAATAAAGTCTCGATGGAGAGGTTTGTGCTGAAGCAATGCATTTAGCTGCAGAAGGAGATGTTTTAGCAGACAAAGATTGTGATGGAAGAACTGGCCTGAGTGACACGCTTGTTTTGCTCCTGGTTGCCAGGCTCCCTTTTTCCAAACTGAGCTATTAAtaacttcaaaataagagagGGGCTTAAAACTTTTGTGCCTGTCTCTTCCAAACCATGGCTCTTATTTTCTCACGCTACATTGCAAAAAACAGGAACCCTAAACAGCTcttcaaatgtgtgtgtgtgtgtgggggatcttattaaaaaaaatttgtggaTGTGGAAAAGTTTTTCTTAAACTATAAGggtattttggtatttttcttgcaagacataAAATGAGACAATTTTTCCTGAAACAAGTCACTTTTTTCAGTGTAAAGGCTTAAATATAGACCTTAACTTTCTGTATCAAGCTACATATTTTCAattaatctgtttgtttttcaccttAAGCTTCTGTAAAGTCAAAGAGGAGGAGTGTTTCAACAAGGAGAACCTGCTGATCTCTCTTGGTTATGAAATGTCTgcaaagaagaggagaaaagactTGATGAACAATAACACCAAAGCACCTTGTGAGTCCCTGCAGTATCCAAAACATACACAAAcatcataataaaatacaagatTTCACCTCCAGAAGTATTTTAAGGGGTGTATTGATTATTTATGATCACTCTGCCCACACTTCATGAAGTTGGTCATGAGTCTGAAACTgtatcatgtgtgtgtgtcggcCTTCTATTTAAACCCATTTTCCCTTCTCCCAGATTTCCACAGGGAAAAGTGGATTTATGTTCACAAGGGAAGCACCAAAGAGGTAAACCATCTCAATTAGTTTCATATTAGCTTTTTCCAATCTCATTTGCCAAACCTGCCAAAGAAAACTATACTCGTGCAGAGAATTGCAATCTAATGCCCCAATAATTAAATTCTCTAAGCGCCATGGATATTGTACGCTGGGAGAGGCCTTCAACCGCTTGGATTTCTGCAGCGCCATCAAGGACACCAGAAGATTTAATTACGTTGTCAGGGTGAGTTCTGGCCTCTTCtcctgctatttttttttcttgtctatgTGTTTCTTTCTATGGTTAATGTGTATAGTTGGAGTGGCTGGGAGCCTAAAGGGTGTGTGAGGCACTGCGAGACTTATCACGGCTGAGCAGATAGGCCTCTCAGTGTTGATGATAATGACCCACAGAGTCTGTgtgtgggtttttaaaaagccaaaaacacttTGGCATCTGTTTACTACACAATCCGTTCCAGGAGTCGTTTGTCTTTGTACAGACctgtctctttctttattcattttttgtgggtaattaaaagtttcaaatatgatagtaaggattttttaatttaaaatgttcctaTTTCGACTTTCAGAACATAACTGTTATTTTTAGAGTTTTGTGACATGATCAAAAACAAAGATCCACTTTTCTCCAAGCAATTGTAACGACATGCTGCATTTGCTGCACACTGGAAATGGGGGAAAGATGTGTTTTGTGGTCTCCTATGTTGCTCAAGAGGCTTTTGCAACTCTGGAGGTTTAAAAACTCCCCCTGATGGTTACCTGGTGACTTCAGACTCATTTTCAACAAGCCTTTGGGAAGGATTTCACTAACCTTTGCAGTGTTGTGTGGCTAAGCCTAAGAGAACAATATGGCAGTGTAACTCTAGTGTCCGGCCTGGACACAGTGTGCTAGGTCACTGCTCTTCACTGCCGCACCATTTCCAGGTTCGTTTAACTTGGTCTCAGTTACACAGATCATGTTCTTTCAGATGGACACGTGGTTGTCTCTGATCTTGGGGAGCTTATGAATGAAGggtatttcaaggaaagtgatCAGCGAAGCACGTTTCTCTGTATAAAAGGGAAAAACTTTGAAATGCTGAGGTGCAGCTGCATCCAAAAGGACGGGAGATAAGGGTTTAAGGAATATTCATGAAAGTAGCAGACAGGAGGGAATGTGGAAGCTTGGCAAAGCTGGTTTAGGAGAAAAATTCATCACTATGAAGCTTTATTGGACTTTATAAAAGCCTCCACATTTATTTTGGTTCTACTTGGGATATTTCTTGATACTTATCTCCAGCAGGAAACTTTTAATGCTTCTCTTTTGGGGCTATAAGTAAGCTGTGTTTGAGCTGGAGTTTCTCCATACCACAGCATCTGTGACATGCTGAGATGTTGTCCTGGAAGTCTCCGTTTGTTCACTCCCCAGTGGCATCTACCAGACAAGTGCGCAGACGCGCATGCACATTCTGTCAGGTGATTTGACTAACCATGACAGGATGATCAGGAGGCCGCTGTGCAGGCTGTCTGGGCCGCCATCAAACACCTTTCCAGTAGCTTCGACTCCCCCTTGAAATGAGTCCAGCCGGAGCCAGGATTTGACTTTTGGGCTTTGTTGAATGCAGCTCCATCTCAAACTAACAACCACGTGGAGCATTCCCATATTTGTCCATGGCAGTGGTTATTGTCAGGAGTGCAAATGCCTTTGTAAGAATGCAGGCTAACGCACGCAGAGCATCCAGGCTGTGGAACAGGGAGTCTCTGCTCCAGACGGGCTgaaatttatgttgtttttccctcttcttcttttctgctgcagcttctggaGCTTATCGCCAAGTCCCAGCTCCCCTCGCTCAGTGGAGTGGCACAGAAAAACTACATGAATATTCTGGAGAGGGTTGTTCAAAAAGGTGAGCCCTGTCActctttatttgttcttttaacaGCAGGCAGGTGCCTCAAAGTTTCAGGCTTTCAAACACATGTAAAGCTAATTTAATTGATGTTATAAACTGAAATAATGGGGTTAGAGAGAGGTATAAGACGTAGAATTGGGTTGTTTGCTTTAGCAGGTGAGCAAATGAGTCCAGGCGTCTCTGAAGAGAGATGTAGATTCATGCAGGAGAAAAAACAGACCCTCTTTGCACGCCACAGTGTAAACTGAATGTTCCCTCTGCTAaacacagttttgtgttttgttggtttTGGGAAAACCTGCCAAGGATTACAATGacagacatattttttttttaattgactctGCAAATATTAGGTGTTTGCATTGGAACATGTAGAGTTTGAAACTTCTATAAATTTTCATAATAATTGATGTAGAAAACCCTCCACAGTCCTGGATGACCAGCAGAACGTCCGTCCCATCAAAGAGCTGCTGCAGACGCTCTATGTCTCGCTGTGTGGTCTGGTTCAGGACATGGGCAAGTCTGTCCTGGTGGGAAACATCAACATGTGGGTGTACCGCATGGAGAACATCCTGCaatggcagcagcagctggacaaCATCCAGATAAACAGGGTTGGTGTCACTAGACTGTcctacagaaatgtttttttgaatttttttggtgTGTGAATTTCCATGGTaactgtttctaatgtcctCCTCAGCCCACATGCACAGGCATGACTCTGACTGACCTGCCTGCCAGTCTGCAGCTCAGCATTATGGATCGTCTGTCAGATGGCAGAGACCTGGTGAGCCTGGGCCAAGTGTGTCCAGAACTGGGAGTCCTCACAGAAGACCGGCTGCTGTGGAAGAAACTCTGCCATTACCACTTCACAGATCGGCAGGCATGTCATCTTTTTACACATCTGAATAAATCATGAAAGGAGGCAAAGGAACATGCACACTGACGGagctcttaaagacccactccgatgaaaatcaggCTTTTAGtatgttgttgtggcattttctcatgacggaggacatttagaaggaaaataaagcttaaaattgcatttctgcgtATTTCTTAGTTCtgatctttgtgaatcaggagcagacaaaaaaatgcagttggaaaaagctagtaggttgcagaaaaatggatccatgtacgtttttgtTCTCCACATCCGAGCTGGTGTCTAGCTTAAAACTATACAGCTGTATAGCTCCACTATTGTTtgccaattttgttgcaccagtaatgttaggttgggttatGAGGAGCTTTAAGATCACGAGAATGGATAAAACAgacggatgatgggaagtgaatAGTCCCGCCACAGCtaagaggcaaatttttaatgaaccagCCGCTCTGCAtaatctatgtcctagaaaatgacgcaAGCCTTTTGAAACGAGCataagaccactggaaatgcttttacaatagatcaaaagatgattggagtgggactttaatgagaGATGGTTTAAGTCTACCACTTGGGTGTCAATGAatgtttttgaatcaattttagGGTTTCTCCTTTGGTCAACTTTTAGCATTTCCTTAAAGtctgccttgttttttttctttagattcgCAGACGTTTGATGGTGTCGGATAAAGGCCACCtggagtggaaaaaaatgtacttcaagCTGAGCCGCTGCTATCCTCACAGAGAGCAGTACAGCGACACCCTGCACTTCTGCACACACTGCCACATCCTTTTCTGGAAGGTATTTGATTGCTTCTGTCACTTGACTCTACAGCAAAGGTTCAGAGTttatacatttgtgttttttattcattaacttTTAACTCgacaaatgatcaaataaacGTCACCTTGTTTTCAGGATCATCCCTGCACAGCCAACAACCCAGAAAACTGCACCATGTCCCTCTCCCCTCAAGATTTCATCAATCTGTTCAACTTCTGATCCCATCAATCCCTTCTCAACCCAAACAAACCCCAAATGAACTGACACGTTGTACATAGTGTACAGGATTTGTTTTGTATCAGAATGGTATTTAATTGTGATGGGACACAGGCGGCAGGACAACGTtgcaatttattattattattataattttatttggGGGGAGAGAACAGAAGCTTCTGTGAAGGTTCATTGTTGAATGTGAGTGTGATGAAGAACCATATTATGTTTTTGGGAGAAAAAGGGAGAGCAGCAGAAAGTGAATTCTCAGTATTTGGAGTTCAGTCTTGAATTAATGTAGTTTCTGAAGTTGTTTGTTTAGATTCCCTattaacaattttttattttatttcaaacctTAGTTTTAAGTAGGAAAAAGGGGACAtttattatctttttcttttattgaaattaGTAGTTAATAGTTCTAATATGAGGCCTACAAATACAGGGCGGTgcaatttatttaatgtttatataTTGTCAGCAGTTGGAATACAGAATAGAAGTTCAGAGTAGCAAATGAGAAATTAATAAGagtattttgtctgttttcacacatttgtttttcactttttttaaaaaatggaattgatattgctttttgtgttgtttttgtttgggtgTTACAGCAGCAGCACTGCAGTAAAACATTACCAAAGATTATTTGTCATAATGTATGGAACTATGCACACTTTTTCAGATCCTGatgccttttttaaaattttttattttacttgtgaCAGGTTACCTTTGGAAGCCTTCCTCTCTCGTTTCGTGCAACCAGCCagctaaatgtttttacttatttatcgAGCCTTTGCACTCTAGGTTTTGAGGAAGTGCACTTTTATTTGTATTCTTTTTAAAGATCCAGTTTACAGCCAAACCTGCCTTAGACACTGCTCAGACACCCAGGAATGGTCTACATGCTATGCAGTACAGTTTCTTTctgttgaataaataaaattaaaccttGATGTTGTCTTTAAGCATCCTGTATTGTCATTTGTTGCGTAAACTTGCTTGAAGgcttgtgtaacccttgtgctatcttagatgactccacccttacattgacgtgttattcctaccattataaaggtggaaagatttcatgtaatccatggacaccagtgaggttcacaaatcattgaagaaaaaaggttcagagcactgtctagtagtgggtctagatgacccaacccccaacgttaaagtgcctaggatagcacaagggttaaggggaaGCAAAACAAGTGGAAGCAGTCCTGCAGGCTTTTGTAGCAAGCTTGCCATCTACTTGTCATGTTGGGAAATGCAACCCAATTGGCATTAACTCATTACAAACTgagaggaaacaaaaacaatgtgttgtaaatactaagatttttttggggggggattAAATACACATAATAAATTACGTTTAGCACCTTGACTGCTCCAGAGTATTCCATTATATTcaagttttttctgttttgctttaacAATGTGTAAGACCTAAGCATTAAGTTTCAACATAAATTGCAATTTCAAAGAGAACCACTTTTTACTTAACAATTAAAATGCTATAACACTTTGTCTCATTAACtctaaactacttaatttttcaaatagcctttttcaaaaatgttccttCAAAGTTTTGACAACTTTAAAATACCAGCTAATTGAAAACATTACATCAGGTTCAAAACTTCATTTATTCTTTCATAGTGACagaacaacaaccaaaaaagtaaaaaagtaaactacAGTTTTGGACAGAACAAATGTTAAAAGCAATGTGTTAAGTAAAAtgcaatgtttaaataaaaaaagtaaacaatacaaatacttaatttttaaatctagaaaatatttttagcaCATAAATCTTATGCACACAGCGGTGCAGCATTGCACTTAGTTACTTTTAGCATCTACATGTATTTTGTAAGAGTTAGCACTCGATTTAGAGGCATGATGTGTAGCACTGACAGAAGGCATGAGAGTGCTTTCAAAGCAATAATACACTGGTATTATTTCAAGGCCATAAGAAAGGGAAAGGTCGATTTTGTCCAT encodes the following:
- the fbxo32 gene encoding F-box only protein 32 encodes the protein MPFLGQDWRSPGQNWVKTEDGWKKTTLEENNKVSMESFCKVKEEECFNKENLLISLGYEMSAKKRRKDLMNNNTKAPYFHREKWIYVHKGSTKERHGYCTLGEAFNRLDFCSAIKDTRRFNYVVRLLELIAKSQLPSLSGVAQKNYMNILERVVQKVLDDQQNVRPIKELLQTLYVSLCGLVQDMGKSVLVGNINMWVYRMENILQWQQQLDNIQINRPTCTGMTLTDLPASLQLSIMDRLSDGRDLVSLGQVCPELGVLTEDRLLWKKLCHYHFTDRQIRRRLMVSDKGHLEWKKMYFKLSRCYPHREQYSDTLHFCTHCHILFWKDHPCTANNPENCTMSLSPQDFINLFNF